AAGCGAATGAATAATTATAATTTTAATATCTTTAAGTTTAAAATTTAATAAATAAATTTCTCATATAATCTCAAAGTTTATTTTTCAATTAATCGAAATATTTTAATGATACATGAGAAGAAAAAGTATAGAGAATGGTAAAACCAAAATTGTTGCTTTAGTTAATGGAAAAATTTATTCTTTACCAAATATCAAAAAATCTTTCGAAGCATTAATCATAAAAAATGAAAAAATAATTTATATAGGATCTAATAAAGAAGTTTTAAGAAAAATAAATAAAATAAAAAATGTAAAAATTATTGATTTAAAAGGGAAAACAGTTTTACCTGGATTAATAGATACTCATGTTCATTTGTCTTCTTTGGGTACTCTTTTAAAACAAATAAATTTAAGAAATATTTCATCAATAAAAGAATTAGTTAAAAAAATTAAGCTTGAAGCTAAATCTAAACCAGGAAAATTGATTATTGGAATAGGTTGGGATCAAGAAAAATTTAAAGAAAAAAGATTTCCAACAAGATGGGATTTAGATAAAGCAAGTAAAAATAATCCAATTTTAATAATTAGAGTTTGCGGTCATTTAGGAGTAATTAATTCATTTATTTTAAATAAATTAAATTTAGAAAAATTTTATGAAAAATATAAACAATATGTAGAATTTAATGAAAAAGGAGAATGTACAGGAATATTCAAAGAAAAAGCATTAGAAGAATTATTAAATAAATTGCTTAAATATTCAGTTAAAGAAATTGAAGAAATATTAAGTATAGCAATTAAAGAAGCTTTAAAAAATGGATTAACATGTATTCATTTTTTATCATGCGAACCAATTGAATTTAAAGCTTTAGAAAATCTTCTAAAAAATGGGAAACTCCCAATAAGAATAAGAGCATACATTGATGCAAAATATATAGATTCTATATCTAAGCCTTTAATAATAAATGATAAATTAAAATTAATGGGCATAAAAATTTTACTTGATGGATCGTTAGGAGCTAGAACAGCTAGATTGTATGAACCATATTCTGATAATCCAAAAACAAGAGGAACATTATTGTATAATGAAGAAGAGCTTAGAAATTTAATTTTAAAAGCTAAAAAGAAAAAACTTCAATTAGCAATTCATGCTATAGGAGATGAAGCAATAGATAAAGCATTAAATATTATTGAAAAAGTTTATGGAAAAAAAGCAAAAGATTTTAGAATTAGAATAGAGCATACATCATTATTAAATAAAGAAATAATAGAAAAAATAAAGAAAATTGGAATAATAGCTTCAATTCAACCACATTTTGTAATTTCAGATTTTTGGGCAGTAAAAAGACTTGGAGAAAAAAGGTCAAAATATCTATATCCATTTAAAACACTTTTTAAGAAAGGCATAGTATTAACGGGCGGATCAGATTGTCCAGTAGAGCCAATAAATCCATTTTCAGGAATTTATGCAGCAGTTACTAGAGGGGAAAATGAAAAAATAGAATTATATAAATATACAAAAAATGAAAAATTAAAATTAGAAGAAGCAATAAAGCTTTATACAATAAATGCAGCGTATGCCTCTTTTGATGAAAATAATATAGGAAGTTTAGAAAAAGGGAAATATGCTGATTTTATAGTGCTTTCAGAAAATCCATTTGAAAAAACTATAGAAAAAATGAAGGATATAAAAATAGAGAAAGTATTTATTAATGGAGAGATTGTTTACGAATAATCCTTTACTCTATATAGTTTAAAGCCTATTCGATTTTTCGAACATTCCTATCCATTTTTAATCGTTCCAACTAATTATGAGTAAAACTTATATGGTAAAACTTTTAAGTTAAACAGTATACTTATATTTCATGAAAAGTGAGAAGGGGACTATAGATAAAGATATTCTTAAAAATGTAGTGAAAATTGCTAAATCGAATCCAAGGATAGCTTTTTACTCTCCCATCTCATCTGCAGTTTTTAATTATATTAAAAGTGTCACGCCAAGATATAGTATAAGCAATGAGATTGCTAAAATTGTTGAAAAAGAATTATCTAGAAAATACCCTAAATTAGTTAATGAAGTTAAAAAATTATTAAGGAAAAAATAGATCTCCAATTTTTCGTAAATATCAGAATAATCCAATTTTTTGGATACTTAATTCAATGTACAATGACTTAGTGAAACAACTGTACGATTCTCCAACCGATTTGTTTAAAATTTCCTTGAAAAATGCTTTTTTTAAGAATTTTCCCTAGGCATATCTACTATTCACTAGCATTTTCAACTTACTAATTCGATAAAGAATGATTTAGTTTTCTTCTTCTAAAACAACAGATATTGCATTTCAATAAATAATGAAATAGATAAAAATTGCCTTTTTTTAGGGAAAAGTAAAAAGAATTTAAGACAATGTATTTAAATTTAAGATTTTTAATAAAGAAAATTTATCATTAAAAAGATTTTAAATTTCTTTTTAAATTAAAATGATGATTGGTAAAAAAATAAAAAAAATAAAAAAATATTCAAGAGAATAGTTTTAAAATAATGTAATTATTGGTATCCAAAAAAATCGAATTTGCTTGATTTCTCCAATTAATTGAATACCCAATATTCAGAATACGTTTTAGTTAAAAAATATTATTATGTTTACCATATACTGTAAAAGGTTTACCTTAAACATGGCATAACGATGCGATCATCACAAGATATTAAAATATTATTTTACAAAATGGAAAAATAAGAATAAATTTTCGAAAAATCGAATACCTATATAATGTAAGGGACTAATATATTATGGTGCTTTATAATAAGTTATTTGTTGAAAAACTTCTTCAATTTCTTTATCTAAATCCATTGCTTTTTCTTCTTCAATTATTTCGTCCATTTTTCCTTTTGTTGTAGGGTGTTCAGGAAGTATATCACAATATCCTATATCTACAGCAGCAATATCATAAATACCTATTTTTTTTGCAAATTCATGTATCATTTCTTTTGACATTCCAGCTAATGGTCTATAAATTGGAAGATTTATCGATTGAGATATTACGTATAGATTGTCGATTGTTTGAGAAGCTACTTGTCCAACACTTTCTCCAGTTACTATTCCTTTTGCTCCGATTTTTTCAGAATATTTTTCTGCAATTTTATACATAGTCCTTTTACAATGTAAGCAAATATTTTTTGGAGTTGAGTTTTTAATAATTTTTTCCATTATTTTTCCAACTTTAACGATTGCTAATTCCATATCTGGATATAATACATATTCTCTTAAGGCTTGGAAAACTTTAATTGCTCTATCTATATTGCAACATCCCATAAACGGTGATTGATCTATAAATATTGGACATATTTTGCATCCTCTATTCATCATTAACCATGAAGCTACGCTACTATCTGTTCCACCTGAGAAAAGGCTTACTAATGGAGTTTGTGCTCCTATTGGATACCCCCCATATCCTTCAAACCTTTCAAAATAATATAAAGAATATTCCTTATCTATTTCTACTTCAATTATAATATCTGGATTTTTTAAATCTACTTTTGTATAAATATTTTTTTCTAAACATTTTTCTAAAATTTTTTTACCTATTAATGAAGAAATTTGCATAGAATTTAATTCTAATTCTTTATATCTTCTTTTTGTTTTAA
The Nitrososphaerota archaeon DNA segment above includes these coding regions:
- a CDS encoding amidohydrolase, producing the protein MRRKSIENGKTKIVALVNGKIYSLPNIKKSFEALIIKNEKIIYIGSNKEVLRKINKIKNVKIIDLKGKTVLPGLIDTHVHLSSLGTLLKQINLRNISSIKELVKKIKLEAKSKPGKLIIGIGWDQEKFKEKRFPTRWDLDKASKNNPILIIRVCGHLGVINSFILNKLNLEKFYEKYKQYVEFNEKGECTGIFKEKALEELLNKLLKYSVKEIEEILSIAIKEALKNGLTCIHFLSCEPIEFKALENLLKNGKLPIRIRAYIDAKYIDSISKPLIINDKLKLMGIKILLDGSLGARTARLYEPYSDNPKTRGTLLYNEEELRNLILKAKKKKLQLAIHAIGDEAIDKALNIIEKVYGKKAKDFRIRIEHTSLLNKEIIEKIKKIGIIASIQPHFVISDFWAVKRLGEKRSKYLYPFKTLFKKGIVLTGGSDCPVEPINPFSGIYAAVTRGENEKIELYKYTKNEKLKLEEAIKLYTINAAYASFDENNIGSLEKGKYADFIVLSENPFEKTIEKMKDIKIEKVFINGEIVYE
- the thiI gene encoding tRNA uracil 4-sulfurtransferase ThiI, with translation MENAILVAFSEIGLRSKYVRKQMIKLLVKNISNGLKWKKIDINKVKTLWDRIIIIAKNNLEIAKILSRIPGVRYTAPIYLIKTSNLEEIIEKISEEAYLKVSGKKFKIKTKRRYKELELNSMQISSLIGKKILEKCLEKNIYTKVDLKNPDIIIEVEIDKEYSLYYFERFEGYGGYPIGAQTPLVSLFSGGTDSSVASWLMMNRGCKICPIFIDQSPFMGCCNIDRAIKVFQALREYVLYPDMELAIVKVGKIMEKIIKNSTPKNICLHCKRTMYKIAEKYSEKIGAKGIVTGESVGQVASQTIDNLYVISQSINLPIYRPLAGMSKEMIHEFAKKIGIYDIAAVDIGYCDILPEHPTTKGKMDEIIEEEKAMDLDKEIEEVFQQITYYKAP